In Psychrobacter ciconiae, the following are encoded in one genomic region:
- a CDS encoding SCP2 sterol-binding domain-containing protein, which yields MAVFLTDEWFAKAEQLAQEAGELNLSPALADMNVNLKVQDDSGDIHANYSQGYLHKGLNEAATTTLILDRDTLQSLISGFDINEVMGAFMSGKIRVEGDMSQLMALQTAKPSSEQKQLFKQVYAMTEMA from the coding sequence ATGGCAGTATTTTTGACAGATGAGTGGTTTGCAAAAGCAGAACAACTGGCGCAAGAGGCAGGGGAGCTGAACCTATCACCCGCCCTTGCTGACATGAATGTAAACTTAAAGGTGCAGGACGATAGTGGCGATATTCATGCCAACTACAGCCAAGGCTACCTACATAAAGGTCTTAATGAGGCGGCAACCACGACCTTAATTCTTGATCGTGATACGCTACAAAGCTTAATCAGTGGCTTTGATATTAATGAGGTGATGGGCGCATTTATGAGTGGCAAAATCCGTGTTGAAGGGGATATGTCACAATTGATGGCGCTTCAAACGGCAAAACCAAGCAGCGAGCAAAAGCAACTATTTAAGCAGGTTTATGCGATGACTGAAATGGCATAA
- a CDS encoding lipoprotein-releasing ABC transporter permease subunit: MFRPLALFIGLRYTRAERSNRFISFISLISMIGLTLGVAVLITVLSVMNGFDRELKTRILGMVPQATVVSSEVISNWQELAEDIKQDPEVSAVAPFIQLQGMLTANSQVAGIMVTGIDPKYEKDVSIINNHMTEGNIDTLKDGDFNIVLGEEMVRSLGLQLGDKVTLVLPEASPSPAGVIPRFKRFTLSGIFSISPEVDSLMAFIPMNDAAKLLRLPEGAQGIRLKLDNIFNAPMAAQKAAQIAPDQLYPSDWTQTHGNLFGAIQMEKAMVGLLLFLIILVAAFNIVSSLVMLVTDKKADIAILKTFGASPKLITQVFMVQGVVIGVIGTVAGTILGVIFALTISDILGFINQSFGLHLFDAYFINYLPSQLRVVDVVLITSASFVLSFLATIYPARRAAKIQPAQTLRYE, translated from the coding sequence ATGTTTCGTCCTTTAGCGTTATTTATCGGATTGCGGTATACCCGAGCCGAGCGCAGTAACCGTTTTATATCTTTCATATCTTTGATTTCGATGATTGGGCTGACCCTTGGGGTGGCAGTGCTTATCACGGTGCTGTCTGTGATGAATGGCTTTGACCGTGAGCTGAAGACTCGGATTTTAGGCATGGTACCGCAAGCGACGGTAGTCTCAAGCGAGGTAATTAGCAACTGGCAAGAGCTGGCAGAGGATATTAAACAAGATCCTGAGGTCAGCGCGGTTGCGCCTTTTATTCAGTTGCAAGGAATGCTCACCGCTAATAGTCAAGTCGCCGGAATCATGGTGACCGGAATTGACCCAAAGTATGAAAAAGACGTTTCCATCATTAACAATCACATGACAGAAGGCAATATTGATACGCTCAAAGACGGCGATTTTAACATCGTCTTGGGTGAGGAGATGGTGCGCTCGTTAGGACTGCAGCTTGGTGACAAAGTTACCCTTGTGCTTCCTGAAGCCTCGCCGTCGCCTGCCGGCGTCATTCCACGATTTAAGCGCTTTACGTTATCGGGAATTTTTAGCATCAGCCCTGAGGTTGATAGCTTGATGGCGTTCATCCCGATGAATGATGCGGCAAAACTGTTACGGCTTCCTGAAGGCGCTCAAGGTATTCGCCTGAAGCTTGATAACATTTTTAACGCACCAATGGCTGCCCAAAAAGCAGCACAAATCGCCCCTGATCAGCTTTATCCAAGCGACTGGACGCAAACGCATGGCAACCTGTTTGGCGCGATTCAAATGGAAAAAGCCATGGTCGGCTTGCTATTATTTTTAATTATTTTGGTAGCGGCGTTTAATATTGTCTCAAGCCTTGTGATGCTGGTGACCGATAAAAAAGCAGACATTGCCATTTTAAAAACCTTTGGCGCGTCCCCAAAGCTGATTACTCAGGTGTTTATGGTTCAAGGGGTGGTTATTGGGGTGATTGGTACGGTTGCCGGAACGATTTTAGGGGTGATTTTTGCCCTGACCATCAGTGATATTTTAGGCTTTATTAACCAAAGCTTTGGGCTGCATTTGTTTGATGCTTATTTCATTAATTATTTGCCGTCACAACTGCGCGTGGTAGATGTGGTGTTGATTACCAGTGCGTCGTTTGTTTTGAGCTTTTTGGCGACCATTTATCCGGCGCGGCGCGCGGCAAAAATTCAGCCCGCGCAAACGCTTCGTTATGAATAA
- the lolD gene encoding lipoprotein-releasing ABC transporter ATP-binding protein LolD, translated as MSAILTATNISKVYDEGRVHTQVLTGLDLTVNAGERIAIVGTSGSGKSTLLHLLGGLDTPTSGEVWLHGQCLNKMNETERGAMRNQYLGFIYQFHHLLAEFTAVENVAMPLLMRPKVSVDSARKQAIDLLENVGLGHRLDHRPGELSGGERQRVAIARALVTKPSLILADEPTGNLDYDNAQSVFGLLSELQSTMQTALLMVTHDRGLAELADRQLLLRNGHWESY; from the coding sequence ATGAGCGCCATTTTAACGGCTACCAATATCAGCAAAGTTTATGATGAGGGCAGGGTTCATACCCAAGTGCTAACCGGTCTTGATTTAACGGTCAACGCCGGCGAGCGCATTGCCATCGTCGGCACGAGTGGCTCAGGAAAAAGTACCTTATTGCATCTGCTTGGCGGTTTGGATACGCCCACCAGCGGTGAGGTTTGGCTGCATGGTCAATGCTTAAATAAAATGAACGAAACTGAGCGCGGGGCGATGCGCAATCAGTATTTGGGTTTTATTTATCAGTTTCACCATTTATTGGCAGAGTTCACGGCGGTTGAAAACGTCGCTATGCCGCTGCTCATGCGACCAAAGGTAAGTGTAGATAGCGCAAGAAAGCAGGCAATCGACTTGCTTGAAAACGTCGGTCTTGGTCACAGGCTTGACCACAGACCGGGTGAGTTGTCCGGTGGTGAGCGGCAGCGCGTTGCGATTGCTCGCGCTTTGGTCACCAAGCCGTCGCTTATTTTAGCCGATGAGCCGACCGGAAACTTGGACTATGACAACGCCCAAAGCGTATTTGGGCTATTGTCTGAGCTACAAAGCACCATGCAAACGGCATTATTAATGGTCACTCATGACCGCGGGCTTGCTGAGCTTGCCGACCGGCAATTGCTGCTACGAAATGGGCATTGGGAATCGTATTGA
- a CDS encoding DUF2062 domain-containing protein, translating to MPKKRLKAMLPTPEKLMESRSLKYFAPHLADARLWQFNRKSLNKAVYIGVLSAFFPLPGQMLLALIGALIFRANVPMALGLTWITNPVTTLPVFYAAYYVGATILGEPMISLRLIGRMISDFSLWILADSANPFVTYQGSVSIAAFCLGLVLLAIVTSIICGLAFNAIWRYRTVITWQKRQLEEKQRLSQKMQDDKRSFKD from the coding sequence ATGCCCAAAAAACGTCTCAAAGCCATGCTTCCAACGCCTGAAAAGTTGATGGAAAGCCGCTCCTTAAAGTATTTTGCCCCGCATTTAGCCGATGCAAGACTTTGGCAATTTAACCGAAAAAGTCTTAATAAAGCCGTTTATATCGGTGTATTAAGTGCTTTTTTTCCACTGCCAGGGCAAATGCTACTGGCGCTTATTGGTGCGCTGATTTTTCGTGCTAATGTGCCTATGGCGCTTGGTTTGACTTGGATTACCAATCCGGTGACGACCTTACCCGTTTTTTATGCGGCATATTATGTCGGCGCCACCATTTTAGGCGAGCCGATGATCAGCCTGCGCTTAATCGGGCGGATGATTTCAGATTTTAGCTTATGGATTTTGGCAGATAGCGCCAACCCGTTTGTGACTTATCAAGGGTCGGTATCTATTGCAGCGTTTTGTTTGGGATTGGTGCTACTTGCAATTGTGACCAGCATCATTTGCGGACTGGCGTTCAATGCCATTTGGCGCTATCGAACCGTCATCACTTGGCAAAAACGTCAGCTTGAAGAAAAACAGCGCCTATCGCAAAAGATGCAGGACGATAAGCGCAGTTTTAAAGACTAA
- a CDS encoding ComEC/Rec2 family competence protein has protein sequence MFWLLGIALLLVMLAALSVATAIGVPDSSLLDAISPSLLAVFGIVIALMMIFLHYRQLDFFANRKISIVGRQSLLMGLACLLIAISILQVITDHKVAQNSQIRQSLRVQAVVRIDGLSDSVMTDETGYRQVAVIEAMQPMTTKLSPTELNQLAKQALEGQSSWQADKLTDPPRVLLQAYPKPKPPLTQPTSKPLSTFQKKRQIEEGNLAANLNALMPNERRLMTLTIQPLVESTELAASGFDSYRWLRSRHIDGTAQVQAVSSLAMTDWQSATDDRTLQKFRQAIDQGRFKLRAHFYQNHQTYTDDEQQARAVTLSLLTGDRSLINRDTKELYQIAGISHLLAISGTHVLFLALILAGIVSKIIDRFWTAGYQYLSRWQWRFLVMVAAAFLYALFTGFDVPAARTAWTLLAVGLVRLTLLPISTGKVLLALAVVMAWLDPMVLWQAGYWLSFVAVALLLTYEEKRPKKSPEAQAYISWLTRAWQAFKGLFRLQCWLFLALLPVTLLLFGKVSLWGLVVNLFAIGLFGWVLVPLNLLAGVIYLLSPVAADQLWRLVVQIVQNLHHVIAWMTELGAAKQVWLSTTMTLSLLLIACAAMLPWLLPRGLLSRYLALPALFLFVMTVNAQNQALLSVPTLFILPTGDTLTSAVLLQYPIAKKDSSARQISWLILSDHRAIDKASWQQRPSHLDAQKLTATLSDSLQRLKVAKLDGIIVQSAAQSRDEPTSQESPPLLPTVATKLAEQITTHNYWQAGNLDDLPKGVLSAQPCQAGKTWKIQETNSPIRIEAMTGWGDIADSRVWDCSLQIDSQLPIEIVHFNAVNPKQSAKAERQLLNTARDKSQNKTERLILDGSRHPYSWQLWELLCANQVRHDGKLTWLTHSRSPTSSEILSKLAIDSAITYDKKPLEAALTALSP, from the coding sequence TTGTTTTGGTTGTTAGGGATAGCCCTATTGCTGGTGATGCTCGCCGCGCTCAGTGTTGCTACCGCCATCGGTGTTCCTGATAGCAGTTTGCTCGATGCGATTTCGCCGTCTTTATTAGCGGTTTTTGGCATCGTTATTGCCTTGATGATGATATTTTTACATTATCGTCAGCTTGATTTTTTTGCTAACCGAAAAATTTCAATCGTCGGGCGGCAGAGTCTGCTGATGGGGCTTGCTTGTTTGCTTATAGCTATCAGCATTTTGCAAGTGATTACTGACCACAAGGTTGCACAAAATAGCCAAATTCGCCAAAGCCTTCGCGTTCAAGCTGTGGTTCGGATAGACGGTCTTAGCGATAGCGTCATGACCGATGAGACAGGCTATCGGCAGGTGGCAGTTATCGAGGCGATGCAGCCTATGACCACAAAGCTGTCGCCTACGGAGCTGAACCAATTGGCAAAGCAAGCTTTGGAGGGTCAGTCATCATGGCAAGCCGATAAATTGACTGATCCGCCGCGAGTTTTATTGCAAGCTTATCCCAAGCCAAAGCCCCCACTAACACAGCCCACGTCAAAACCTTTGTCAACGTTTCAAAAAAAACGCCAAATCGAGGAGGGCAACCTTGCTGCTAACCTCAATGCATTAATGCCCAATGAGCGGCGATTGATGACGTTAACGATCCAACCACTCGTGGAGTCAACTGAGCTAGCAGCGTCAGGATTTGACAGTTACCGCTGGCTACGCTCACGGCATATCGATGGTACGGCGCAAGTTCAGGCGGTCAGTAGTTTGGCAATGACAGACTGGCAGTCGGCAACTGATGATCGCACATTACAAAAATTTCGCCAAGCCATTGACCAAGGTCGCTTTAAACTGCGCGCGCATTTTTATCAAAACCACCAAACGTATACTGACGATGAGCAGCAGGCGCGGGCAGTGACGCTAAGCTTGCTGACGGGTGATCGCAGTTTAATCAATCGTGATACCAAAGAGTTATACCAAATTGCAGGGATTTCACACCTGCTTGCCATCTCAGGAACGCACGTTTTATTTTTGGCGTTGATTTTAGCGGGGATCGTGAGCAAAATCATTGATCGCTTCTGGACAGCAGGTTATCAGTATTTATCGCGCTGGCAATGGCGATTTTTGGTGATGGTTGCCGCGGCGTTTTTATACGCGCTCTTTACCGGCTTTGACGTTCCTGCTGCAAGAACGGCTTGGACACTTTTGGCGGTAGGGTTGGTTCGGCTGACGCTGCTGCCTATTTCAACGGGCAAAGTGCTGCTTGCGCTTGCGGTGGTTATGGCATGGCTTGACCCGATGGTACTTTGGCAAGCCGGCTATTGGCTGTCATTTGTTGCAGTGGCGCTGCTGTTGACTTATGAAGAAAAGCGCCCCAAAAAAAGCCCAGAGGCTCAAGCCTATATCAGTTGGCTTACTCGCGCTTGGCAAGCGTTTAAAGGCTTGTTTCGGCTACAGTGTTGGCTGTTCTTGGCGCTATTGCCTGTCACATTGCTACTGTTTGGCAAAGTCTCGCTTTGGGGATTGGTGGTTAATCTTTTTGCCATCGGCTTGTTTGGTTGGGTACTTGTGCCGCTCAATTTATTAGCGGGGGTGATTTATTTATTATCGCCTGTGGCGGCAGACCAGCTTTGGCGATTGGTTGTTCAAATTGTGCAAAACCTTCATCACGTCATTGCTTGGATGACCGAGCTTGGCGCGGCAAAGCAAGTTTGGCTTAGCACCACCATGACGTTAAGTTTGCTGCTGATTGCTTGTGCCGCGATGCTGCCTTGGTTATTGCCGCGCGGGCTGCTCAGTCGTTACTTAGCGCTTCCAGCGCTGTTTTTGTTCGTCATGACGGTCAATGCGCAAAATCAAGCGCTGCTATCCGTGCCGACATTGTTTATTTTACCAACGGGCGACACGTTGACAAGCGCGGTATTATTGCAATATCCGATAGCCAAAAAGGACAGTTCGGCGCGGCAAATAAGTTGGCTGATATTGTCCGACCACCGCGCTATTGACAAAGCATCTTGGCAGCAACGACCAAGCCATTTAGATGCCCAAAAACTTACGGCAACTTTAAGTGATAGCTTGCAGCGGCTAAAGGTCGCCAAGCTTGATGGCATCATCGTGCAGTCCGCGGCGCAGTCTCGCGATGAGCCAACGTCGCAAGAGTCGCCGCCGTTATTGCCGACCGTTGCCACAAAATTAGCCGAGCAAATAACCACGCATAACTATTGGCAGGCAGGAAATCTTGATGATTTACCAAAAGGGGTGCTCAGCGCTCAGCCGTGTCAAGCCGGAAAAACTTGGAAAATTCAAGAAACTAATAGTCCCATTCGTATTGAAGCGATGACTGGTTGGGGCGACATTGCTGATAGCCGTGTTTGGGACTGTAGTTTGCAGATCGACAGTCAGCTGCCCATTGAGATTGTGCATTTTAACGCCGTCAATCCCAAACAATCCGCCAAAGCAGAACGACAACTCCTCAATACGGCTCGTGATAAAAGTCAAAATAAAACCGAGCGACTTATTTTGGACGGTAGCCGGCATCCCTACAGCTGGCAGCTTTGGGAGCTGCTTTGCGCCAACCAAGTCCGCCATGATGGTAAACTGACTTGGTTGACTCACAGCCGCTCGCCAACTTCTAGTGAAATATTGAGCAAATTAGCCATTGATTCAGCTATTACCTATGATAAAAAGCCACTTGAAGCGGCGCTAACGGCTTTGTCGCCTTAA
- the sppA gene encoding signal peptide peptidase SppA, with the protein MPNWPPDPNKSPNEVNNNVNTNLQPVATPPNGQEWRVIEKTLLASVEEQRRARRWGIFFKLLTFGYVLLIFLTLGRGCSTPKAGGFESSSGDSSQPHLAVVDLQGTISNGDPANAYDVNKALTRAFENPNSKAVALDINSPGGSPVQSDEIWQTMMQLKKEYPKKKLYAVIGDMGASGAYYIASAADEILVNPSSLVGSIGVIMPSYNIEGLMDKVGVEDRTITAGEYKDILSLSRPLTDYEEKHVESVLANTHKHFINAVKQGRGDRLKNPEENKLFSGLFWTGEQSIALGLADKTGSISSLERQLKLDNVVNYTPMDPFQLFMDRFAVKMGAGFGSNLSLDVLPKEDNNAQMR; encoded by the coding sequence ATGCCGAACTGGCCACCTGATCCCAACAAAAGCCCTAATGAGGTGAATAATAATGTCAATACCAACCTACAGCCCGTAGCAACGCCGCCAAACGGTCAAGAATGGCGAGTGATTGAAAAAACCTTACTGGCAAGCGTTGAGGAACAACGCCGCGCTCGCCGTTGGGGTATATTTTTTAAACTACTGACCTTTGGCTATGTGCTATTGATATTTTTGACCCTTGGTCGCGGTTGTAGTACCCCAAAAGCGGGTGGGTTTGAGAGCTCAAGCGGCGATAGCAGTCAGCCGCATTTGGCCGTGGTCGATTTGCAAGGCACGATTAGTAACGGCGACCCTGCCAATGCTTACGACGTCAATAAGGCGCTGACGCGAGCGTTTGAAAACCCCAATTCTAAAGCCGTGGCTTTGGATATTAACTCCCCCGGCGGCTCACCGGTGCAGTCCGATGAAATCTGGCAAACCATGATGCAGCTGAAAAAAGAGTACCCGAAGAAAAAACTGTATGCCGTGATTGGGGATATGGGCGCATCGGGTGCGTATTATATCGCCTCAGCGGCGGATGAAATCCTTGTCAATCCCTCAAGCTTGGTTGGCTCTATTGGCGTTATTATGCCAAGTTATAACATTGAAGGCTTGATGGACAAAGTCGGTGTCGAAGACCGAACCATCACCGCCGGCGAATACAAAGACATTTTAAGCTTGTCGCGACCACTGACTGACTATGAAGAAAAGCACGTCGAATCGGTGCTTGCCAATACTCATAAGCACTTTATTAATGCGGTAAAACAAGGTCGCGGTGATAGGCTTAAAAATCCTGAAGAAAATAAGCTGTTTTCAGGGCTGTTTTGGACAGGCGAGCAGTCGATTGCGTTGGGACTTGCAGATAAAACCGGCAGTATTTCAAGCCTTGAGCGCCAACTCAAGCTTGATAACGTGGTTAATTACACGCCGATGGACCCGTTTCAGTTGTTTATGGACCGTTTTGCTGTAAAAATGGGCGCAGGATTTGGCTCAAATTTAAGCCTTGATGTGTTGCCAAAAGAAGACAATAACGCGCAAATGCGTTAA
- a CDS encoding alpha/beta fold hydrolase, giving the protein MTIDAQSFAHLPKSKLTQKPVLHFAHANGMPSAVYLEAGFFEAFEPFFTIERISMLGATPDYPVDNHWKSLTQQVTDSIESACQKHGVETLVVVGHSLGAMCSLQSLYRAPSRVSQAVLLDPPWIYGHKSFIWHLAKTADRLPMMNHRCMDKLSPSGISKYRRDVWNSREDAYQKLRNKDFFKDFTEASFQGYINHGLEERADGKVTLAIPKASEVAVFRSNPSWYWLTPNKAPVPPVKLIVGEDSIFYKQKFPQKMNARLGIAFEIHAGGHMFPLEYPDSVSKRVLEILASQSQAASKDRAELESA; this is encoded by the coding sequence ATGACCATAGATGCCCAAAGCTTTGCCCATCTGCCCAAATCAAAATTGACCCAAAAACCTGTTTTGCATTTTGCCCACGCCAACGGTATGCCAAGCGCGGTCTATTTGGAAGCTGGCTTTTTTGAGGCGTTTGAGCCATTTTTTACCATTGAGCGCATCTCGATGCTTGGTGCAACGCCTGATTATCCGGTGGACAACCATTGGAAAAGCCTCACTCAACAAGTTACCGACAGCATCGAAAGCGCTTGCCAAAAGCATGGCGTGGAAACACTCGTTGTCGTTGGTCACTCCCTTGGCGCGATGTGCTCGCTGCAATCGCTGTACCGCGCCCCGAGTCGCGTAAGCCAAGCGGTATTGCTTGACCCGCCTTGGATTTATGGTCATAAAAGCTTTATTTGGCATTTGGCAAAAACAGCAGACCGCTTGCCGATGATGAACCACCGCTGCATGGACAAATTGTCACCATCGGGAATTTCAAAATACCGCCGCGACGTTTGGAACAGCCGCGAAGATGCTTATCAAAAGTTGCGCAACAAAGATTTTTTTAAAGACTTTACAGAAGCCAGCTTTCAAGGTTATATCAATCATGGTCTTGAGGAGCGTGCGGACGGTAAGGTCACCCTTGCTATCCCAAAAGCGAGTGAAGTGGCGGTATTTCGCAGCAACCCATCATGGTATTGGCTCACCCCAAACAAAGCGCCCGTGCCGCCTGTCAAGCTGATTGTTGGCGAAGACAGCATCTTTTATAAGCAAAAATTTCCTCAAAAAATGAACGCACGCCTTGGCATCGCCTTTGAAATCCACGCCGGCGGTCATATGTTCCCGCTTGAGTATCCTGATTCGGTATCAAAGCGCGTCCTTGAGATTTTAGCATCACAAAGCCAAGCCGCCAGCAAAGATCGCGCTGAGTTGGAATCTGCTTGA
- a CDS encoding CPBP family intramembrane glutamic endopeptidase, whose translation MSDAPSTSNIAPSKPLFSRFGVVGLMVVTVILFFVTQTASVFLAGKWLLVNADYLAWDDVLFLGSSNGTVVSASIIISALILSLLIWLILKLKKQSVGDYLVLKPFNLKVAIAMIGILLLFMIGSQALTYLLDKEPLDFVNPLFSSVNSVWLLVFVMVVVAPIYEELVFRGLLWSAIAEQFEAPRGLIIASLVTSIIFALIHLQYGIYEMSTIVILALIFCWARIKSGSLLLPMLLHIINNGAAMLQYLQQAS comes from the coding sequence ATGAGTGATGCGCCATCAACGTCTAACATAGCGCCATCAAAGCCTTTATTTTCAAGATTTGGCGTTGTTGGGCTGATGGTTGTCACGGTCATTTTGTTTTTTGTCACCCAAACAGCAAGTGTCTTTTTGGCAGGAAAATGGTTGCTTGTAAATGCAGACTATCTAGCGTGGGATGACGTATTATTTTTGGGAAGCTCAAATGGCACGGTAGTTAGCGCGTCCATTATTATAAGCGCGCTGATATTATCGCTATTAATTTGGCTGATTTTAAAACTAAAAAAGCAGTCCGTTGGCGATTATTTGGTGCTAAAGCCATTTAATCTCAAAGTCGCTATAGCTATGATTGGCATTTTGCTGCTGTTTATGATTGGCAGTCAAGCATTGACTTATTTGCTTGATAAAGAGCCGCTTGATTTCGTCAACCCGTTATTTTCCTCAGTCAATTCGGTTTGGCTGTTGGTTTTTGTGATGGTGGTGGTCGCGCCCATTTATGAAGAGCTGGTGTTTCGCGGGCTGCTTTGGTCAGCGATTGCTGAACAATTTGAAGCCCCGCGCGGCTTGATTATCGCAAGTTTGGTGACCAGTATTATTTTTGCGCTGATTCATTTGCAATATGGCATTTATGAGATGAGCACCATTGTGATTTTGGCGCTGATTTTTTGTTGGGCACGGATTAAATCCGGCTCATTGCTGCTGCCTATGCTGCTGCATATCATCAATAACGGCGCGGCAATGCTGCAATATTTGCAGCAAGCCTCTTAA
- the dusA gene encoding tRNA dihydrouridine(20/20a) synthase DusA — MSQKRLSIAPMIDWTTADFRYFARLFNPNVVLYTEMISTGAILKGNRSRHLRFDDLEHPLVLQLGGADSSEMTKCAVIAQNEGFDEVNINVGCPSDRVQHNKIGACLMAEPKTVAELVKNMQSAVDIPVTVKHRIGIDHFDSYEFMRDFVATVASAGCQHFIVHARVAWLQGLSPKQNREIPPLRYDEVYRLKQEFPELNIEINGGIDSIDDIKSHLNHVDGVMIGRAFYHNPYLLAEANSLWDTSIPKRSEILAKLYPYLEAKVADGEVLATMARHYLGLFQGLTGARKWRQALSGKPKLTIEDIKQAADEVLALNPEA; from the coding sequence ATGTCCCAAAAACGCCTATCAATTGCCCCAATGATCGATTGGACAACGGCTGATTTTCGCTATTTTGCGCGGCTATTTAACCCAAATGTGGTGCTTTATACCGAAATGATCAGCACCGGCGCTATTTTAAAGGGCAATCGGTCGCGGCATTTGCGCTTTGATGATCTTGAGCACCCGCTGGTATTACAGCTTGGCGGCGCAGATAGTAGCGAGATGACCAAATGTGCCGTCATTGCTCAAAATGAGGGTTTTGATGAGGTCAATATCAATGTCGGCTGCCCCTCTGACCGCGTTCAGCACAATAAAATTGGCGCCTGCCTCATGGCAGAACCCAAAACCGTTGCCGAACTGGTTAAAAATATGCAATCGGCGGTTGATATTCCGGTGACCGTCAAGCACCGAATCGGCATTGACCATTTTGACAGTTATGAGTTTATGCGCGATTTTGTGGCAACGGTTGCAAGTGCCGGCTGTCAGCATTTTATCGTTCATGCTAGGGTCGCTTGGCTGCAAGGGTTAAGCCCAAAACAAAACCGCGAAATCCCGCCACTACGCTATGATGAGGTTTATCGGTTAAAACAAGAGTTTCCGGAACTTAATATTGAAATCAACGGCGGCATTGACAGCATTGACGATATTAAGTCCCATTTAAATCACGTTGATGGGGTGATGATTGGTCGCGCGTTTTATCACAATCCGTATTTACTGGCTGAAGCAAACAGTTTATGGGATACGAGTATCCCTAAGCGCTCCGAGATTTTAGCTAAGCTTTATCCGTATTTAGAAGCAAAAGTCGCGGATGGCGAAGTGCTTGCGACCATGGCGCGGCATTATTTGGGACTTTTTCAAGGGTTAACAGGGGCGCGAAAATGGCGGCAAGCCTTAAGCGGTAAACCAAAACTGACCATTGAAGATATTAAACAGGCGGCAGATGAGGTATTGGCGCTCAACCCAGAGGCTTAA
- a CDS encoding MFS transporter: protein MPSRSQYALMSSKDKNMVMFVCFSSAVAFFDFLIYLYMADIVSAALFPIITEVRFAKLQSLVLFAVGYLARPLGGVILGRLGDIHGRKPILLISMLVTAFTLLAMACLPTFAQWGFAASFLFIILRLIQGMAFGIFVPLAWVFVAEHVPRQYLSLGCSYVTASFFVGVLFSNLFFSWLTSTMTPEQLVANGWRLPFVVAAILSFLPLIAWRFINETPFFEELVHKQKKSTPKPMKLLFKHCGQSIFIALMLTLVIASITTVVVLLLPDLIELSFTLDSDLFGFSHSLGIGFMIFGCVFYGLLSGYQNFGKILIIGSALLIAQSIAFFYHLQAGGDYVLIMYALLGFFSGIVGMVPAILVQLFPTNVRLTGLALSYNIMYAAVGGFVPFILGYAVSIFGFAPALYMVFIGAIGVIMGLYFYHLPEFRGINEVIND, encoded by the coding sequence ATGCCTTCTCGTTCTCAATATGCATTGATGTCCTCGAAAGACAAAAACATGGTGATGTTTGTTTGTTTTAGCAGTGCCGTGGCATTTTTTGACTTTTTGATTTATTTGTATATGGCAGATATCGTTTCGGCAGCTTTGTTTCCGATTATCACCGAAGTGCGATTTGCTAAACTCCAAAGCTTGGTTTTATTTGCGGTCGGTTACTTGGCAAGACCGCTTGGCGGGGTGATTCTTGGGCGACTTGGGGACATTCATGGTCGAAAGCCTATTTTGTTAATCAGTATGCTTGTGACCGCTTTTACCCTGCTTGCTATGGCGTGCTTGCCGACGTTTGCTCAGTGGGGATTTGCCGCTTCGTTTTTGTTTATTATCTTGCGGTTGATTCAAGGAATGGCATTTGGGATATTTGTGCCGCTGGCTTGGGTTTTTGTGGCAGAGCATGTGCCACGGCAGTATTTATCTTTAGGCTGTAGCTATGTGACTGCAAGCTTTTTTGTGGGCGTTCTGTTTTCAAACCTGTTTTTTAGTTGGCTGACCAGTACCATGACGCCTGAGCAACTGGTGGCTAATGGCTGGCGGCTGCCGTTTGTGGTGGCAGCCATTTTGAGCTTTTTGCCACTTATTGCTTGGCGATTTATTAATGAGACCCCATTTTTTGAAGAGCTGGTTCATAAACAAAAAAAATCGACGCCAAAGCCCATGAAGCTGCTATTTAAGCATTGCGGTCAATCTATTTTTATTGCCTTAATGCTGACTTTAGTGATTGCAAGCATTACTACGGTCGTGGTGCTGCTACTTCCTGATTTGATTGAGCTAAGCTTTACCTTAGATAGCGATCTGTTTGGCTTTTCCCACAGCTTAGGCATCGGCTTTATGATATTTGGTTGTGTATTTTATGGTCTGCTTTCTGGATATCAAAATTTTGGGAAAATCCTAATCATCGGCTCAGCATTATTAATCGCGCAGTCCATCGCTTTTTTTTACCATTTGCAAGCCGGCGGTGATTACGTTCTTATCATGTATGCCCTGCTTGGATTCTTTTCAGGAATCGTAGGAATGGTTCCGGCGATTTTGGTACAATTGTTTCCAACCAACGTGCGGCTAACAGGATTGGCATTGTCTTATAATATTATGTATGCGGCGGTTGGCGGCTTTGTTCCCTTTATTTTAGGCTATGCTGTGTCGATATTTGGATTCGCGCCAGCGCTTTATATGGTATTTATTGGTGCAATCGGCGTTATTATGGGGCTTTATTTTTATCACCTGCCAGAATTTAGAGGGATTAACGAGGTCATTAACGATTAA